In one window of Acidovorax sp. HDW3 DNA:
- the panC gene encoding pantoate--beta-alanine ligase, protein MQIVHTIADLRAALAGRGRPAFVPTMGNLHAGHLALVRQAKPLGDVMVASIFVNRLQFLPHEDFDSYPRTLQDDADKLAAAGCDVLFAPSEKDLYPEPQTFKLQPDPQLADILEGHFRPGFFTGVCTVVMKLFACVFAGGPGVAVFGKKDYQQLMVLRRMAAQFALPVQIVAGDICRADDGLALSSRNGYLGAAERAQAVQLRQALQALAAQALQPGADLAQAEAQALAALQRQGWQPDYLTVRQRSNLQPPSGALQAGTLVALAAARLGSTRLIDNLEF, encoded by the coding sequence ATGCAAATCGTTCACACCATCGCCGACCTGCGCGCCGCCCTGGCCGGGCGCGGTCGCCCCGCTTTCGTGCCCACCATGGGCAATCTGCACGCCGGCCACCTGGCCCTGGTGCGCCAGGCCAAGCCCCTGGGCGACGTCATGGTCGCCAGCATCTTCGTCAACCGGCTGCAGTTCCTGCCGCACGAAGACTTCGACAGCTATCCGCGCACCCTGCAGGACGATGCCGACAAGCTCGCCGCCGCCGGCTGCGACGTGCTCTTTGCGCCCAGCGAAAAAGACCTCTACCCCGAGCCGCAGACCTTCAAGCTGCAGCCCGACCCGCAGCTGGCCGACATCCTGGAAGGGCATTTCCGCCCCGGCTTCTTCACCGGCGTGTGCACCGTGGTGATGAAGCTCTTTGCCTGTGTCTTTGCCGGCGGCCCGGGCGTGGCCGTGTTCGGCAAGAAGGACTACCAGCAGCTGATGGTGCTGCGGCGCATGGCGGCGCAGTTCGCGCTGCCGGTGCAGATCGTCGCCGGCGACATCTGCCGCGCCGATGACGGCCTGGCCCTGAGCTCGCGCAACGGCTACCTCGGCGCAGCTGAGCGCGCCCAGGCGGTGCAGCTGCGCCAGGCGCTGCAGGCGCTGGCGGCGCAGGCGCTGCAACCCGGCGCCGACCTGGCCCAGGCCGAAGCCCAGGCGCTGGCAGCGCTGCAGCGCCAGGGCTGGCAGCCGGACTACCTCACCGTGCGCCAGCGCAGCAACCTGCAGCCGCCCAGCGGCGCGCTGCAGGCCGGCACCTTGGTGGCGCTGGCTGCCGCCCGCCTGGGCAGCACGCGGCTGATCGACAACCTGGAATTTTGA
- the nadC gene encoding carboxylating nicotinate-nucleotide diphosphorylase, producing MKNPCETVMTPPSIAAQVHQDVARALQEDLGSGDLTAALVPAARRAKARILAREAAVICGAPWAEAALRALDPAVQLTWHVAEGQRCAADQVVLEIEGEARALLSAERTALNFLQLLSAVATKTATYVEAVKGTRAAIVDTRKTIPGLRLAQKYAVGVGGGVNHRIGLFDAVLIKENHIAAAGGVAAVLRATEAVAAQAAFIEIEVETLAQLREALDAGAKMVLLDNMPLPTLREAVQLNAGRAILEISGGVTLDGLRALAETGVDRISIGGLTKDVKATDFSMRIQELA from the coding sequence ATGAAAAACCCCTGTGAAACCGTGATGACTCCTCCATCCATCGCCGCCCAGGTGCACCAAGACGTTGCGCGGGCCCTGCAAGAAGACCTGGGCAGCGGCGACCTGACCGCCGCCCTGGTGCCCGCCGCGCGCCGCGCCAAGGCGCGCATCCTGGCGCGCGAAGCCGCCGTGATCTGCGGCGCCCCCTGGGCCGAGGCGGCGCTGCGCGCGCTCGACCCCGCCGTGCAACTGACCTGGCATGTGGCCGAGGGCCAGCGCTGCGCTGCCGACCAGGTGGTGCTGGAGATCGAGGGCGAGGCGCGCGCCCTGCTCTCGGCCGAGCGCACGGCGCTGAATTTTTTGCAGCTTTTGTCCGCCGTGGCGACCAAGACGGCCACCTACGTGGAGGCGGTCAAGGGCACGCGCGCGGCCATCGTCGATACGCGCAAGACCATCCCCGGCCTGCGCCTGGCGCAAAAGTACGCCGTGGGCGTGGGCGGCGGCGTGAACCACCGCATTGGCCTGTTTGACGCCGTGCTCATCAAGGAAAACCACATCGCCGCCGCCGGTGGCGTGGCCGCCGTGCTGCGCGCCACCGAGGCCGTGGCGGCGCAGGCAGCGTTCATCGAGATCGAGGTCGAAACCCTGGCGCAGCTGCGCGAGGCGCTGGACGCCGGCGCCAAGATGGTGCTGCTCGACAACATGCCCCTGCCGACGCTGCGCGAGGCGGTGCAGCTCAACGCCGGGCGTGCCATTTTGGAAATTTCCGGCGGCGTGACGCTCGACGGCCTGCGCGCCCTGGCCGAAACCGGGGTCGATCGCATCTCGATCGGCGGCCTTACCAAGGACGTGAAGGCGACCGACTTCTCCATGCGCATCCAGGAGCTGGCATGA
- the nadA gene encoding quinolinate synthase NadA, giving the protein MNTVAIKQVEYEQPEAGAVCSTRHAWARVPPEPSPSERAQLKDKIRRLLKEKNAVMVSHYYVHPDLQDLAEETGGIVSDSLEMARFGRDHAAQTLVVSGVKFMGETAKILSPEKTVLMPDLDATCSLDLGCPAPEFSAFCDAHPDRTVVVYANTSAAVKARADWLVTSSCALDIVRALKDAGQKILWAPDRHLGSYIQQQTGADMVFWSGACIVHDEFKAFELEDLKRAHPQAKVLVHPESPAEVIALADAVGSTSAILKAARELDAREFIVATDNGMMHKLRQLNPGKVFYEAPTAGNSATCKSCAHCPWMAMNGLADVARVLETGANAIDVDAALIPRARQPIDRMLAFTAALKSGQAPGSLVAHLGAA; this is encoded by the coding sequence ATGAACACCGTCGCCATCAAGCAAGTCGAGTACGAGCAGCCCGAGGCCGGCGCCGTCTGCTCTACCCGCCACGCCTGGGCACGCGTGCCGCCCGAGCCCTCGCCCAGCGAGCGCGCGCAGCTCAAAGACAAAATCCGCCGCCTGCTCAAAGAGAAAAACGCCGTCATGGTGTCGCACTACTACGTGCACCCCGATCTGCAGGATTTGGCCGAGGAAACCGGCGGCATCGTCAGCGATTCGCTGGAGATGGCGCGCTTTGGCCGCGACCATGCGGCGCAAACGCTGGTGGTCAGCGGCGTGAAGTTCATGGGCGAGACGGCCAAAATTTTGAGCCCGGAAAAAACCGTGCTCATGCCCGACCTGGACGCGACCTGCTCGCTCGATTTGGGCTGCCCCGCACCCGAGTTCAGCGCCTTTTGCGACGCGCACCCCGATCGCACCGTGGTGGTCTATGCCAACACCAGCGCCGCCGTGAAGGCGCGTGCCGACTGGCTGGTGACGTCGAGCTGCGCGCTCGACATCGTGCGCGCCCTCAAAGACGCAGGGCAAAAAATCCTCTGGGCGCCCGACCGCCACCTGGGCAGCTACATCCAGCAGCAAACCGGCGCCGACATGGTGTTCTGGAGTGGCGCCTGCATCGTGCACGACGAGTTCAAGGCGTTTGAGCTCGAAGACTTGAAGCGCGCACACCCCCAGGCCAAGGTGCTGGTGCATCCGGAGAGCCCCGCCGAGGTCATCGCCCTGGCCGACGCCGTGGGCTCGACCAGCGCCATCCTGAAGGCCGCGCGCGAGCTCGATGCGCGCGAGTTCATCGTCGCCACCGACAACGGCATGATGCACAAGCTGCGCCAGCTCAACCCCGGCAAGGTGTTCTACGAAGCGCCCACCGCCGGCAACAGCGCCACCTGCAAGAGCTGCGCGCACTGCCCCTGGATGGCGATGAACGGCCTGGCCGACGTGGCGCGGGTGCTGGAGACGGGCGCCAACGCCATCGACGTCGATGCCGCCCTGATCCCACGCGCACGCCAGCCCATTGACCGCATGTTGGCCTTTACCGCTGCGCTCAAGAGCGGGCAGGCCCCGGGCAGCCTGGTGGCGCACCTGGGCGCGGCCTGA
- a CDS encoding peptidoglycan-binding protein, whose translation MHRPLRFLPLATALLAALAGPAHAGQPLRLSTELAPATRPFSAPAPLAQALRHKMQAPLVRELQIRLRHAKYLAQYDAHERFDGRTREALRKFQKDQELPVTGVLDQGSWNALRAVSHEPTAAELTNTDVGPWFVNPGQLGYVLELQHRLRQTGHYTGALDGALSPATRTAIAAFRTSVGLPASSVMDERTWARLLPRSRSPRYAQLFNAPPESDETQILDPRCEQGKVVCISRAQKKMSLVVDGRILFTRAARFARPGWESPEGAYRIWYMNRDTISTIFGERTPMPYAIFYDGNVAIHFSDDFDQIGYEGGSHGCSQLRDYQVAHWLYEQVKVGDKVVVY comes from the coding sequence ATGCATCGGCCCCTTCGCTTTCTTCCCCTTGCCACCGCCTTGCTGGCCGCCCTGGCCGGCCCCGCCCATGCCGGCCAGCCCCTGCGCCTGAGCACTGAACTGGCGCCCGCCACGCGCCCCTTCAGCGCCCCCGCGCCCTTGGCGCAGGCGCTGCGCCACAAAATGCAGGCGCCGTTGGTGCGCGAGCTGCAAATTCGCCTGCGCCACGCCAAATACCTGGCGCAGTACGACGCCCACGAGCGCTTCGATGGCCGTACGCGCGAAGCGCTGCGCAAGTTCCAGAAAGACCAGGAGCTGCCCGTGACCGGCGTGCTCGACCAGGGCAGCTGGAACGCGCTGCGCGCCGTCTCGCACGAGCCCACGGCGGCAGAGCTCACCAACACCGACGTCGGCCCCTGGTTCGTCAACCCGGGGCAGCTCGGTTATGTGCTCGAACTGCAGCACCGCCTGCGCCAGACAGGGCACTACACAGGCGCGCTCGACGGCGCCCTGAGCCCGGCCACGCGCACCGCCATTGCCGCGTTTCGCACCAGCGTTGGCCTGCCGGCGAGCTCCGTCATGGACGAGCGCACCTGGGCGCGCTTGCTGCCGCGCTCGCGCAGCCCGCGCTACGCGCAGCTGTTCAACGCCCCGCCCGAGAGCGACGAGACGCAGATCCTGGACCCGCGCTGCGAGCAAGGCAAGGTGGTGTGCATCTCGCGGGCGCAGAAAAAAATGTCGCTGGTGGTCGATGGGCGCATTCTGTTCACCCGCGCCGCACGCTTTGCCCGCCCCGGCTGGGAAAGCCCCGAGGGCGCATACCGCATCTGGTACATGAACCGGGACACCATCTCCACCATCTTTGGCGAGCGCACGCCCATGCCCTACGCCATCTTCTACGACGGCAACGTTGCCATCCATTTTTCTGACGATTTCGACCAGATCGGCTACGAAGGCGGCTCGCACGGCTGCAGCCAGCTGCGCGACTACCAGGTGGCCCACTGGCTGTACGAGCAGGTGAAGGTGGGCGACAAGGTGGTGGTCTATTAA
- the panB gene encoding 3-methyl-2-oxobutanoate hydroxymethyltransferase, whose amino-acid sequence MTSTTAQPGTPYGTLPPASPLPQRRPISLPRLAQMRAAGEKITMLTAYDATFAAVADAAGVETILVGDSLGMVCQGLPSTVGVSLDTMAYHTESVARGVRRVQGTAWIVADLPFGSYHESREQALRSATRLMQAGAHMVKLEGGGWTAPTVQFLVERGIPVCAHLGLTPQTVHALGGYRVQGKGDAAAAELRRHALQLQDAGAAMLVLEMVPAALSAQLTQELVHCHTIGIGAGQGTAGQVLVLHDMLGMNLGKMPRFVHNFMQDAGSVKGAMAAYVQAVKNGSFPDDAVHAW is encoded by the coding sequence ATGACCAGCACCACCGCCCAGCCGGGCACGCCCTACGGCACCTTGCCCCCCGCCTCGCCGCTGCCCCAGCGCCGCCCCATCAGCCTGCCGCGCCTGGCGCAGATGCGCGCGGCAGGCGAAAAAATCACCATGCTCACCGCCTACGACGCCACCTTTGCCGCCGTGGCCGATGCGGCGGGCGTGGAAACCATCCTCGTTGGCGACTCGCTGGGCATGGTCTGCCAGGGCCTGCCCAGCACCGTCGGCGTGTCGCTCGACACCATGGCCTACCACACCGAGAGCGTGGCGCGCGGCGTGCGCCGCGTGCAGGGCACGGCCTGGATCGTGGCCGACCTGCCCTTTGGCAGCTACCACGAGTCGCGCGAACAGGCCCTGCGCAGCGCCACCCGCCTGATGCAGGCGGGCGCGCACATGGTCAAGCTCGAAGGCGGCGGCTGGACGGCGCCGACGGTGCAGTTCCTGGTCGAGCGCGGCATCCCCGTTTGTGCCCACCTGGGCCTGACGCCGCAGACCGTGCACGCCCTGGGCGGCTACCGTGTGCAGGGCAAGGGCGACGCTGCCGCCGCCGAGCTGCGCCGCCATGCGCTGCAATTGCAAGACGCCGGCGCCGCCATGCTGGTGCTGGAGATGGTGCCCGCCGCCCTGTCGGCCCAGCTCACGCAGGAGCTGGTGCACTGCCACACCATCGGCATCGGCGCCGGCCAGGGCACGGCCGGCCAGGTGCTGGTGCTGCACGACATGCTGGGCATGAACCTGGGCAAAATGCCGCGCTTCGTGCACAACTTCATGCAGGACGCGGGCAGCGTCAAGGGCGCCATGGCGGCCTACGTGCAGGCCGTGAAGAACGGCAGCTTCCCGGACGACGCCGTGCACGCCTGGTAA